TCTTTAAACTCATTATTTTCTTCCACGCCCAGATCGCCGGTTACCTCATCCTTTATCAATACCAGGCTGCCAGGAGGATAGTTAGCACGGTAACTGCCGCCAATACCTGCCTGGATCATTAAGTGAGGCCGTTGTTTGTCAATGGCTTTTGTAAGCCAGTAGGTGGTGCTCATACTGCCGACGCCCGTATTCAGGATCTCAAAATGGTTATTACCAATGATACAATCCCGTTCGGCTAAATAATTTATCGTGGGCTGAATTTCAAAGTTGGTGGCGGCTACCAGTAAAATTTCCATAGCGCAAATGTAAGCTTCAAGCCGCAAGCTGTAAGCTGCAAGCCCTGAAATTCAATGTTTCCGATTAAAATCAAAGACCCTGAGTTTTGAAGCCTTGTAGCTTGGGGCTTCAAGCTTGCGGCCCGGAGCCTGTAACATAAATTCCCGGTTCTGTCCTTTAAATCCCAACCCTTATCCGGAGAGCTTTGTGCCCGGTACCCTGAACCTTGTATCTTGTCCCTGCTAAATTGTACCTTTGCGGCAAATTTTCACGACAACAATGGTGTATCTGACTCGTGTTGAGCATTTTAATGCTGCTCATAAATTGTATAACCCCAACTGGAGCAAAGAGCAGAATGAGCTGGTTTTTGGAAAATGTGCCAATGAACACTGGCATGGTCATAACTACGAATTGTATGTGACCGTAAAAGGCCGGCCTAACCCCGATACGGGTTTTGTGTGTGATGTAAAGGCATTGAGCAAGATTATTAATCAATATGTTATTGAGCAATTAGATCATAAGAACCTGAATATGGATGTGCCGTTTATGAAGGACCAGCTTTGCTCAACCGAAAACCTGGCTATCGCTATCTGGAAACAGCTGCTACCGCAATTACCTGCAGGGGTGCAATTGCATGGCATTAAACTGTACGAAACACCCCGCATTTTTGTGGAGTATTTTGGTGAATAGAGCGTATATGTCGCACAGGCGACAATTGGCAAACAAAAAGCATATTTACTTTGTATTTTGAATAACATGAGCAAAAAAGTGGCAGTTTACCGAAAGGAACATTTTAATGCGGCCCACCGCTTATACAACCCTGCGTGGGATATGGCGAAGAATGATGCGGTGTTTGGTAAATGTAATAATCCCAATTTTCATGGCCACAATTATGAAGTAGTGGTAAAAGTTACCGGGGTACCTGATCCCGAAACCGGTTATGTGATGGACATGAAAATATTAAGCGACCTTATCAGGGACCATGTGCTTGAACAATTTGACCATAAGAACCTTAACCTCGATACAGTGTATTTTAAAACACTGAATCCAACGGCTGAAAATATTTGTGTGGTGATCTATGATTTGTTGCGTGCGCAAATAGCCCCCCAGTTCGATCTGCAGGTACGTTTATATGAAACGGAAAGAAATTTTGTAGAGTATCCGGCATAACGCTTTGCTTCCCAACATTAAGCATAAATAATCTAAACCATCGGAAATGGGCTTTAAAAAAATAGAACAATACGACGAGAAAATAATGCCGGGGCTTATTCACCACTACTCCGAATCACTGAAACTGCTGGGCGAGGATCCGCAACGGGAAGGGTTGGAGAAAACACCGGAACGCGTTGCCAAAGCCATGCAGTACATGATGCAGGGTTACGATCAGGATGCCAGGGCTATTTTAAATTCAGCCAAGTTTAAAGAACCTGTCAGTGAAATGATCCTGGTAAAAGATATTGAGTTGTACAGTATGTGCGAGCATCATATGCTGCCCTTCTTCGGCAAAGCACATATTGCCTATATTCCTAATGGATATATTACCGGTCTTAGCAAACTGGCCCGGGTGGTTGATGTATACGCCCGCCGTTTACAGGTACAGGAACGCCTTACCACCCAAATACTGGATGCCATTAAAGAAACTTTGAATCCACTGGGCGTGGCCGTGGTTATTGAAGCCAAACACCTTTGTATGATGATGCGCGGGGTGCAAAAACAAAATTCAGTTACCACAACATCGGCTTTCTGGGGTGAGTTTGAGAAGAACGAGACCCGTAGCGAGTTTACCAAGTTAATATCCAGCAGATTGCATTGATTTTACAAGTTAACAGGTTGACGGGTTAATAGGTTAACTTGTCAACCTGTTAACTCTTTCAACCTGCTTTTATATATCCCCTCAGCCATTCCTTTTTTGGGAATCTTCAAAAAGATAACATCTAAATTTGTATATATCATTTCTTACCCCACTTCCGACTTCTTTTTTGGATAGTTAAAACCTTTGTGGCATTTTTGTTTTTTAAACCCCTTTTTACATTATGACACATGCGTTTGTGTTCCCGGGACAGGGCTCCCAGTTTCCGGGGATGGGAAAAGACCATTATGAAAACAGCGCTTTTGCGAAAAGATTATTTGAACAGGCGAATGAGATCGTGGGGTTTCGTATTTCCGATATCATGTTTAACGGCACTGAAGAAGATCTGAAACAAACCAGGGTAACACAGCCCGCCATTTTTCTTCATTCTGTTATAGCCTTTAAAAGTATTGATAATGCCCGCCCCGAAATGGTGGCAGGCCATTCACTGGGTGAGTTTTCAGCATTAGTGGCTAATGGCGTTCTGAGCTTTGAAGATGGATTAAAATTAGTAAGCATCCGGGCACAGGCCATGCAAATAGCCTGCGAGTCAAATCCTTCCACCATGGCGGCCGTTCTGGGTCTCGATGATGCCAAAGTAGAAGAAATTTGCGCCCTGGTTCAGGAAGAAACCGATGAAGTGGTAGTACCGGCTAATTATAATTGCCCCGGACAGTTGGTTATAAGCGGAAGCATTAAAGGTATTGAAGTGGCTATTGAACGCCTGAAGGCTGCCGGCGCTAAACGCGCCCTGGTATTGCCAGTAAGCGGCGCTTTCCACTCCCCTTTAATGGAGCCAGCTAAAGCCGAATTGTCGAAAGCAATTGAAGCAATCACCTTCTATCATCCTAATTGTCCTGTTTATCAAAACGTTGTGGCGAAAGCAGTAGGCAATAAAGAAGATATTAAACAAAACCTGATCGATCAGCTCACCAGCGCGGTTAAATGGACCCAAAGCATTAAAACCATGATCACTGATGGGGGCGACCATTTCACTGAATGCGGTCCTGGTAAAGTATTACAAGGTTTGATCGGAAAGATCGACAAAAAAGTTACTACTGATGGCGTAAGCTAGAAGAAGGCAACGAGGCAACCGCCATCGAGGCAACGAGTAACAGCCTGACAGATAGTTACCCCCTAAACAAACAAAAGTGGATCACCTATAACAGATGATCCACTTTTGTATTTATAATTGTATTTAACTTGTTGCCTTGAGGCCTTATCGGAGCATCCCTTTAAACTTAGTTTTTCCCAGCGCCGCATTACTAAACAACACTTCTTCGGTTAAACCGAGGCGTTGTTGCGGGGTAACAGCCATGCGGGCGTAAGAACCGCTGCTGATAAAATGCAACACCGCGTTCAAACACTCTTCGCTGCCATCGCCCCAGTCCTTATCGAGGCCGTCAACCACCTGGTGGTCAAGGGCTAACCCGTTGAAATAATTTCCCTCGCCCAGTTTATTTACTGTACGGAACGACACCGGGAAAATATACCAGTCAAATACCGGTATAGGGTAAAAACCAACCGGTTTGCCATGGGTATGGGTGGGGCCAACCAGTTCTACATCCAGATACGGCTTTAAACTGTTTATCAACAGCTCACTGGCCGATGCCGTGTTCTGGCTTACTATAAAGAAAAGCCGGCTGAGATTGAGGCTGCCCTTTTTTGCAAAATTCTCCGTGGTATTGTACGCAATGTATTTGTCGTTAAACTCTTCGGTAAGCATTATCTGGTTGTTACCAGCTGCAGGCACCAGGTAATTGGCCAGCAGGTTCTGTACAGACACATAACCACCGCCGTTATAACGCAGGTCAACTACAACATCCTGCACATGCTCACTGCCGAACTTATTAAAGATGCGTTCAAATTCATTACTGATCTCAATGGTGTCGCCCAGGAAAGAATTGAATACAAAATAGCCGGTTTTATTACCATTGCTGTTATAAACAGAATCGAACAACAGCGGATGTTCGCGGTAAGAAGAAGCTTTTAAAGTGATGGTGGTATCGGTATTATTGGGGCGGCCAAAAACAAATGTGCCGGCAGGGCTTTGGTATACAGCCCTTATGATATCATTGGAATTGGCAACCGTAAAATTGGAAACGCCGTTGATTTGTTTGATGTGCCAGCTGCGTTTGATGCCAGCTTTGCCCGAGGGTGATTCCCGTTCTACATACGATACGCGCAGATCGTCATCGGCATAGAAAAAAATGTTCATCCCAAAGTCACCGCCAATACCGGTGCTCAGCTTGTTCCAGTCAGATTGCAGCATGGCGAAACTCCACCTGTCAACCGGCAGATTGAACCCCGGCTCTGAGCTGTAAGCCCTGATGCCTTCCATCACTGCATTGGGATCCGTGAACAGGTGGGGATCGAGTGAAGCAGGAATGTTGTTATGCCACAGATAAATATCACGTGCGTAGTTAACAGTGGTATCAACTTTGACCTCACTGCTAATTACGTCATGATTTTTTCTGCAGCTCGCCAGTGTAATCCCGGCTATGATAGCGCCTGCTACGATCGTTTTCATAAAATGAAACTGAACTTTTTCTATGTGACCTAAACAGGAATAATTCTTACTTAAATATAAATTGAAAGTAACTCACAAATCATAGGAGGGATATTAATCAGAATACTTTAACAAGTTACAAATAATTAAGGAAAAAGTTTAAACCGGAATGCTGCAGTTGATCCATTCGGGGTCAAAATGCGCTTTGTATTTTTTGTAGAAATTAATGGCCGGTTCGTTCCATTCCAGTACCTGCCATACTATTCCGTTGAATTGTTTTTCTTTTGCCTCCACAATCAATTGATCGAACAGTTTTTTGCCCAGGCCCTGCCCCCGCATTTTCTCGGTAACGATCAGGTCTTCCAGGTACATCCGCTGCCCCTTCCAGGTGCTGTACCGGATGTAATACATAGCAAAACCTTCTACCTGTCCGTCAACTTCGGCAACCAGGGCCCACCAAACGGGCTGTTTGCCAAAACCACTTTCCACAAAATGTTCCATGGTAACGGTCACCTCCTGCGGTGCTTTTTCATATTCCGCCAACTCGCGGATCAGTTCCAGTAACCGGGCACAATCTTCTTTTACTGCATGACGAATTCTTATTTCCATGTTTGTTTTGTAAGTATTATAAATTATTTCAAATTAACTATCAGTTACCGGTCGCCGGTTACCGGTAACTGGGAACCGGGACCTTTTACAAAACGGCCGGGTTTGGCGCCGGTGTGTTCGCCATCTTTTAAAACAGGCACCCCATTCACCAGCACATGCACCATGCCGGTGGCAAACTGGTGCGGTTTGTCGTACGTGGCGTGGTCCTGGATGGCGGCCGGGTCAAAAATAACCACATCGGCATAGTTACCGGCTTTCAGTTCACCCCGTTTTTCAATACGTAAATTAGTGGCCGGCAACTTACTCAGTTTACGAATGGCTTCTGCCAGTGATAACACTTTTTCATCCCGCACATATTTACCCAGCAACCGCGCTACATTTCCATACGCCCGGGGATGACAATTAAACTGCAGAAAAACGCCATCGGGTGTGTAGGAGCCTTCATCGGAACCAAAACTTACCCAGGGCAGTTGTTGTTCCTTCTTAACGTTCTCTTCATCCATTAAAAAATAAATGGATGCAATATTAGAGCTGTCCTGCACAAGCAGGTCCATTACCGTTTCTTCCGGTGAAGTATGGCGTATAGCGGCGATCGCAGCCAGTGATTTGCCGGTGTATTTTTTCAGGCTGTCCTGCCTGAACCCTACTAACAGGATCTGATCGGGTGAACCGGCTGCTACATAAAAGTTCTCCCATTTATCTGTAGGCGTAACCATATCGCGGATGGTTTGTTTGCGAATGGCGGGGTCCTGCAAACGCTCGCGTAATTTTCCAAAGCCACCATCCTGTAAAGTGGGCGGCAGTGTAGCGGCCAACCCGGTTCCGCCAGCCAGGTAATTATACATGTCTGCCGTAATATTCACCCCTTCGGCGCGGGCCCGCTCAATACGCCGGATCACGCTGTCCATTTTGCTCCAGTTGCTTTTACCTGCAGCTTTCAGGTGATATATTTCGGCATGGATGTGTGCGCGTTTGGCAATGGTTATCAGTTCTTCCACGGCCTCGTGCAACTGCGTGCCTTCACTCCGGATATGGGAAATATAAGAACCGCCATAGCGGGATGCTTCATCGCACAGGGCCACCAGTTCATCGGTTTTGGCAAAAAAGGCGGGCGGGTATATAAGGGAAGAACCAACACCCAGCGCGCCTTCCTTCATAGACTGCGCCACCAGTTGCCGCATGCTTTCCAGTTCGGCAGGAGTAGGATCGCGGTTATCTTCACCTATTATATAACGGCGAAGCGTGGTGGCGCCCACAAAGGAGGCCACGTTGCACGAAACGCCTTTGTGTTGTAAAAATTCCAGGTATTCGCCCAGGCTTGTCCAGGCAACCTTGTATTTGACAGCGGTTTGAGCCTGTTCCATTTCTTTTGCCATGGCAGGTGACAGCGGGCCCATGCTTTCCCCCTCGCCCATCACTTCCAGCGTTACGCCCTGCCTGATATCGCTTTGTGAACGGCCATCCTGGATCAATGATTCATTGGCCCAGCTAAGCATATTGATGAAACCGGGCGCTACGGCCAGGCCTTTTGCATCAATTACCTGGCGCGAATGGGCGTCACTGAGGTTACCGATAAACGCAATGGTATCGGCATTAACAGCTATATCGCCCGTATAAGGTTGTTTGCCATTGCCATCGTAGATGGTGCCGTTACGGATAATAAGGTCGTACTTATTGGCTTCTGATAGTTTACAGGACTCACCAATAATAACTATGCATAGTGCTGTTAACCAGGGGTAGTGTTTCATATAGTGAAGTTGCAGGTTACAGGTTCCAGGTTTCAGGGGGTAAGGCATAAACAGCGAATCGGTAATAAGGGCCATGCAACCTGTAACTTGTAACAGGTAACGCCTGTTTTGCCAGCGAGGTAAAGCCTGTATATGGATATTGTTCGTTAGCCATTGTTTAAAAATATTGAATATCAAATGAAAAATGTTGAATATAGAAGTAAAAATTACTTCTACATTCAACATTCAATACTCAAATTCAATATTTTAATATCCCCACTTAATCAGCGTGGCGCCCCAGGTAAAGCCCCCGCCAAAAGCCGCAAGCACAATGTTGTCGCCTTTTTTCAGTTGACTTTCCCAGTCCCACAAACACAGCGGAATGGTGCCGGCTGTGGTATTGCCATAGCGTTGGATATTCAGCATTACTTTATCGTGGCTCAACCCAATACGGTCGGCCGTAGCATCGATGATGCGTTTGTTGGCCTGATGAGGTACCAGCCAGGCGATATCATCACCGGTGAGGTTATTTCTTTCCAGCAGTTCAGCGCTTACATCTGCCATGCCTTTTACGGCTGCCTTGAAAACGGGCTGTCCTTCCTGGTAAATGTAATGTTCTTTGTTGGCCACTGTTTCGGCAGTAGCCGGGCGTAGTGATCCGCCTGCTTTCATGTGCAGGTGCGGACAGCCGCCGCCATCGCTTCTGAGAATACTGTCCTGTACGCCATACCCTTCGGTATTGGCTTCCAGCAATACAGCCGCTCCGCCATCGCCAAAGATGATGCAGGTAGTACGATCGCTGTAATCTACAATGGAACTCATTTTATCGCCACCGGCCACAATCACTTTTTTATAACGGCCGCTTTCAATAAGGGCAGCACCGGTAGTAAGGGCATACAAAAAGCCGCTGCAGGCTGCCAGCAGGTCAAAGCCCCAGGCATTTTTCAGCCCGGCTTTATGGCATACCAGGTTAGCGGTTGAAGGAAATATCATATCTGGGGTAACCGTTCCCACTACCAGAGCGTCAATTTCCAGGGGGCTTATGCCTCTTTTTTTCAGGATCTGTTCAACAGCAGGAGTCAGGAGATCTGAAGTTCCTTTCTGTCCTTTCAAAATTCGTCTTTCTTCAATCCCGGTACGGCTCCGGATCCATTCGTCGTTGGTATCTACTATTTTTTCTAAATCAGCATTAGTCAGCTTGTCTTCCGGAACAAAACCACCAACTGCTGTGATGGCGGCAGTAATTTTTTGCGTCATGCTACTTTTATACAAGTTTGATATTGAATTATTTTTAAGAACAAAGTCACTATCAATGAGTAAATAAGCTGGCAAAGATAGGGCAAAGCCAGTTATTCAGTTCACAGTTCAAAGTTCAGGGTTGAACGTTTGGAATGTCGATTACAGCTAGTACATTGCCGATTGCCTGCTGCAGACCGCCGATTCTGGCATTATTTCTGACCTTACTATAACGTTCTCATTAACTAAAAGTTATATGAAAACCAGCCGAATTACGAAATCGGCACATTCAACAAACTATCAACCAGAATCCGTTATTTTCGCTCTATGATCGCATTTGTAAGAGGACAGTTTGTTCTAAAAACACCAGCCGTTGTACACATCGAAGCCAACGGCGTGGGCTACGAGCTTCATATAAGTCTGAATACCTATTCACATATCCAGTCGCTCGACAAAGGACTGTTGTATACGCACTTGCACATTAAGGAAGATGCGCATACCCTCTATGGCTTCTTCGATGTGGCAGAAAAAGAGTTATTCCAGCAGCTCTTAAGCGTATCGGGCGTGGGAGCAGCTACCGCCCGCATGATGCTGTCTTCCCTGAAACCTGAAGAACTGTCGGCGGCTATTGTGCAGGGAAATACCAGATTACTGGAGTCAATTAAGGGTATCGGGAAGAAGTCGGCCGAACGTATCGTATTGGAACTGAAGGATAAACTCAGCAAATCCAAACCGGGTCTAAATATTTCACCTTTGATTAACAATACGCTGGAACAGGACGCGTTAAATGCCCTGATTGCACTGGGGATTGCCCGATCTTCGGCCGAACAGGCAGTACAACGCGTTGTAAAAGCGGAACCTTCTCTCAGTGCTGTTGAGGAAATAATTAAGAAAGCTCTAAAAACCATATAAGCCTATCGGACTGGAACTCTACCTAACTAATTCTTTAGAGAAGATTGTTACGCTTATACAGAAACCGATTAACCATTGTGTTAATAGCTGCCTGTGTTGGTTTGAGTTCAACCGCAAGGGCTTTCTATGCCCCTTTCCAGGATACGAGCGGAAAGCAAACCCCGGCTACTGACACCCTGAAGTATCCCCTGCACGACCGGCGGGGCGACTACTTTACCTTTCCTCAGCGGAAATCCCTGGGCCTTAAAGACCCGGCAAACATCCAGGATTCCATAGTTTACGATCCCAAAACAAAACAGTACTACATCATTGAAAAGATAGGCGACTTCTATTACCGGAAGCCCACTTACCTCACTTTTGATGAGTTCATGAAATTGATGGCCAGTAAACAGGAAAGCGATTACTTTAAGAAAAGATCTGATATCCTCAATTCGCTCAACCGCAAAATGCTGAAACCTAAAATGTCGATGACAGATAACCTGTTCAATCGCATTTTCGGGAATGGCAAAATTGAGATCAAACCCCAGGGTGAGGTGAACATCATTGCCGGTTATCAGGGTCAGAATATCAAGAACCCGGCCCTGCCCGAGCGGGCCCGCAGAAACGGGGGATTCGATTTTGACATGAACGCCAACCTTAGTGTAATCGGTAATATCGGCGACAAGCTGAAATTGCCCATCAGCTACAACACCCTGGCCAACTTCGATTTCGACAACCAGCTAAAACTCGACTATACCGGTAACGAGGATGAGATCATAAAAAAGATAGAAGCTGGTAATATTTCGTTCTCATCAAAAGGAACCCTGATCCCCGGCGCCCAGCAATTGTTTGGGATAAAAACCCAGCTGCAGTTCGGGAAACTGTACATCACCGGTGTACTCGCCAACCAGCGATCGCAAAAACAATCGCTGGGATTACAGGGCGGATCGGCCAATACCTACTTTGAGTTCAAGGCCGATGATTATGAGGAGAACCGCCACTTCCTGTTAGCCCAGTACTTCCGCCAGAATTACAACAAAGCCATGTCCAAGTTGCCCATAGTAAGTTCGCAGGTGCAGATACTACGCGTGGAAGTTTGGGTAACCAACCGGAACGGGTCCACTACCGAAACAAGAGATGTGGTTGGTTTGATGGACCTTGGGGAGCCCAATCCCTTCTACCGGCCCGGCACCGGCAACCCGAATGCCCTGCCCAACAACGATGCCAACCCACTTTTCCGCCAGATCATAAACGACCCCAGCAGCCGCAACTCATCGGCCATTACCAGCAAGTTGCAGTCCATGGGGTTGAGCCCGGTACAGGACTTTGAAAAAACATTTGCGCGGAAGTTAGGACCAAGCGATTTCACCTTCAACCCACAGGTAGGTTATATCTCAGTTAACCAGCCATTGCAGCCAGACGAGGTACTGGGCGTGGCTTATCAGTACACCTATAACGGTCACGTTTACCAGGTGGGGGAGTTTTCGCAGGATGTGCCACCCGATACCACGGTTAGCGGCGCCGGTACACAAAAAGTGTTGTTCCTGAAATTATTGAAAGCTACTTCACAACGTACCAACCTGCCCATCTGGGACCTGATGATGAAAAACGTGTACACCCTTAAAACAAAAGATGGCAGCTACCTCTCTGGTGTACAGGCAGCAGATTTTAAACTGAACGTTTTATACGAAGAACCAAGTTTAGGTCAGAAGCGCTTTTTACCTGAAGGCGATCAACCCGGGGTGCCCTTGCTGACCCTGTTGAACCTGGACCGGTTAAATGCGCACAACGACCCCCTGCCCGATGGGGTGTTCGACTACCTGGAAGGTTTTACCATTCAATCGCAGCAGGCGCGCATCATCTTTCCCTTTCTGGAACCCTTCGGGCGCGACCTCGATTCCGTAGCCTTCCGAAACAGTTCGTCCGACATAAAAGCCAAATACGAATACCTTCAACTCTACGATACCATTAAGGCAATAGCGCAAACCTATGCCAACCTCGACCGGTATGTGATCAGCGGTTATGCCAAGGGATCGAGCAATTCTGAAATTTCACTGGGCGCCTTTAACGTGCCGCAGGGTTCGGTAAGTGTAACTGCCGGCGGACAGGTGCTTGTGGAGAACGTGGATTATTCGGTTGACTACAACCTGGGTACGGTGAAGATCCTTAACCAGGCCATCCTGAACGCAGGCCTGCCCGTAAATGTGCAGTTTGAGAACAATGCCGGGTATGGCATTCAGCAGCGAAACTTTATGGGATTGCGGCTCGACTATATGGCCAAACAAACCGCCCGGGAGCAGTTATCTATTGGCGCCTCGCTGGTACGGTTGGGGGAACGTCCCTTCTTTACCAAAACCAGTTACAATGAAGACCCCATTCGTAACACGATGTACGGGGTGGACTTCAACTACATGACGCAGGCACCGCGCCTTACCAGCTGGTTAGATAAACTGCCTTTTTACCATACCACCGAAATGAGTACCGTTACTGCATATGGTGAAGCGGCTTATCTGAAACCGGGTCACCCGCCACAAATTGGTAAGGGCAGTGAAAGCCAGGTATTCATCGATGACTTTGAAGGCGCGCGCAATGCCATTGACCTGCGTTTTCCATTGGTGAGCTGGGGCATTTCATCAACCCCCGCCGGTAACGGCCTGTTCCCCGAAGCTACTATGCGGGATACCGTGGACTATGGTTTCAACCGCGCCAAGCTGGCCTTTTATAATATTGAACCGGTATTGCAGGACAAAACAAGTCCCGACAACCCCATCAACAAACAGTTACTGAACGACCCGCGTGTTCGTTCGGTAAACGTGAAAGATATTTACCCGCAAAAAACACCCGACCTGGGACAGGGAAGCCTGGTTACTTTCGATATGGCCTACTACCCTACGGAAAAAGGTCCTTATAACTACGATGCCCGTCCGGGTAGCGTTGATGCCAACGGCCGGTTATTAAATCCAAAAAAACGCTGGGGTGGTATCATGCGCGGACTTGACCAGGTTGATTTTGAAACCGGCAACGTAGAGTTCATCGAGTTCTGGTTGCAGGACCCTTACATCCTGAACCCCAACAGCACGGGTGGTGAACTGTATTTTAACCTGGGTAATATTTCGGAAGACGTTTTAAAGGACGGCAAACGCTTTTTTGAAAACGGGATCAGCGGCGCCGTTACCACTGCGCGCGAAGATTCAGCCACTGTTTGGGGTAAGGTACCTGCCAACCCCATCCAGGTAACACAGGCCTTCAGTAATGATCCGGGCGACCGTCCGCTGCAGGATGCCGGTTTTGACGGGCTGGTAGATGATGCCGAGAAAGTAAAATTCCAGGGTTACTTAAATCAATTACAAAGCATTGGCGCCAACGCTTATAATGCTGCGGTAAATGACCCTTCAAGCGACGACTACGTAAACTACCGGAATGCAAAATTCGGTTCAAACGATGGTATTCTTATCCGTTATAAAAATATCAACAACCCGCAGGGCAACTCACCCGTTGCCGGCAGCGGCGATAAATTCGTAAGCGCCTTTACACTCTATCCCGACCAGGAAGAGTTCAACCGCGATAACACGCTGAACGAACTGGAAGAGTATTTCCAGTATAAAGTTGAGCTGAAAAAGGATAGCTTTCACGTTGGAACCAACTTCATCACGGACAGTATTGTCGTTCACCCAAGCGGCAGCCCTACCGAAACCTGGTACCTGTTCCGCATCCCTATAGCTCAATACGAGAAAAAAATTGGTAACATCCCCGACTTCAAGTCAATCCGGTTCATCCGGATGTTCATGACCGGTTTTGAAGATTCAGTAGTGTGTCGTTTTGCCAAACTGGAACTGGTGCGTAACCAATGGCGTGGGTTCAACTACCAGCTGGATACAGCCAATACCTATGTGCCCATTCCCGCCAATACGCCCACTACGGTAAAACAACTGGCCGTGAATGTGGAAGAAAATTCATCGCGATACCCTGTGAACTATAAAACGCCTCCGGGCGTGGTTCGTCAGCAACAATTAAGCAACAACAACGTAAACCTGCTGCAGAACGAACAATCACTGAGCTTACAGGTTTGTAACCTGGGCAAGGGCGATGCCAGAGGGGTGTTCAAAACCATCAACCTCGACCTTCGCCAGTACAAGCAGTTACAGATGTACGTACACGCCGAATCGGTAAAAAGCGCAGGCGACATTAAAAACGGAGAGCTGTATGCCATTATCCGTTTGGGTAACGACCTTATCAGTAACTTTTATGAAGTAAAGATCCCCCTGAATATTACGCCCTGGGGTACCACTGATGATGACCTGATATGGCCCGCGGTCAATAACCTGGATATGGCGCTCGACAGGCTGACCAAATTAAAAGTATCACGCAACAGCAATACTGCCAACGCTTATAAATACTACCAGGAAATTGATGCCGATGGTAAACAGTATGCAATCCTTGGTAACCCCAACCTGGGTGAAATAAGGTCATTCTTTATTGGAGTACAGAACCCTAACCGCCTGGAAGCCTGTACCGAGATCTGGTTTAACGAGCTGCGGTTAAGCGGCCTTGATGAGCATGGCGCCTGGGCAGCCACGGGCCGCCTGGACATAAAGCTCGCCGACCTGGGCACTGTATACATCTCCGCAAGCGCCAGAACCGCCGGCTGGGGAACGCTGGAACAACGGGTGAACGAACGCTCACGCGAAGCCTACACCCAAATGGACGTTGCCACCAACCTGGAACTGGGCAAACTGCTGCCGGCTA
The Niastella koreensis GR20-10 genome window above contains:
- the sprA gene encoding cell surface protein SprA; translated protein: MSSTARAFYAPFQDTSGKQTPATDTLKYPLHDRRGDYFTFPQRKSLGLKDPANIQDSIVYDPKTKQYYIIEKIGDFYYRKPTYLTFDEFMKLMASKQESDYFKKRSDILNSLNRKMLKPKMSMTDNLFNRIFGNGKIEIKPQGEVNIIAGYQGQNIKNPALPERARRNGGFDFDMNANLSVIGNIGDKLKLPISYNTLANFDFDNQLKLDYTGNEDEIIKKIEAGNISFSSKGTLIPGAQQLFGIKTQLQFGKLYITGVLANQRSQKQSLGLQGGSANTYFEFKADDYEENRHFLLAQYFRQNYNKAMSKLPIVSSQVQILRVEVWVTNRNGSTTETRDVVGLMDLGEPNPFYRPGTGNPNALPNNDANPLFRQIINDPSSRNSSAITSKLQSMGLSPVQDFEKTFARKLGPSDFTFNPQVGYISVNQPLQPDEVLGVAYQYTYNGHVYQVGEFSQDVPPDTTVSGAGTQKVLFLKLLKATSQRTNLPIWDLMMKNVYTLKTKDGSYLSGVQAADFKLNVLYEEPSLGQKRFLPEGDQPGVPLLTLLNLDRLNAHNDPLPDGVFDYLEGFTIQSQQARIIFPFLEPFGRDLDSVAFRNSSSDIKAKYEYLQLYDTIKAIAQTYANLDRYVISGYAKGSSNSEISLGAFNVPQGSVSVTAGGQVLVENVDYSVDYNLGTVKILNQAILNAGLPVNVQFENNAGYGIQQRNFMGLRLDYMAKQTAREQLSIGASLVRLGERPFFTKTSYNEDPIRNTMYGVDFNYMTQAPRLTSWLDKLPFYHTTEMSTVTAYGEAAYLKPGHPPQIGKGSESQVFIDDFEGARNAIDLRFPLVSWGISSTPAGNGLFPEATMRDTVDYGFNRAKLAFYNIEPVLQDKTSPDNPINKQLLNDPRVRSVNVKDIYPQKTPDLGQGSLVTFDMAYYPTEKGPYNYDARPGSVDANGRLLNPKKRWGGIMRGLDQVDFETGNVEFIEFWLQDPYILNPNSTGGELYFNLGNISEDVLKDGKRFFENGISGAVTTAREDSATVWGKVPANPIQVTQAFSNDPGDRPLQDAGFDGLVDDAEKVKFQGYLNQLQSIGANAYNAAVNDPSSDDYVNYRNAKFGSNDGILIRYKNINNPQGNSPVAGSGDKFVSAFTLYPDQEEFNRDNTLNELEEYFQYKVELKKDSFHVGTNFITDSIVVHPSGSPTETWYLFRIPIAQYEKKIGNIPDFKSIRFIRMFMTGFEDSVVCRFAKLELVRNQWRGFNYQLDTANTYVPIPANTPTTVKQLAVNVEENSSRYPVNYKTPPGVVRQQQLSNNNVNLLQNEQSLSLQVCNLGKGDARGVFKTINLDLRQYKQLQMYVHAESVKSAGDIKNGELYAIIRLGNDLISNFYEVKIPLNITPWGTTDDDLIWPAVNNLDMALDRLTKLKVSRNSNTANAYKYYQEIDADGKQYAILGNPNLGEIRSFFIGVQNPNRLEACTEIWFNELRLSGLDEHGAWAATGRLDIKLADLGTVYISASARTAGWGTLEQRVNERSREAYTQMDVATNLELGKLLPAKAGISIPVYASYQKTVTTPEYDPYDLDIKLKDKLNGATPSQRDSIRNDAVDVKTIKTVNFTNVKKMNVTGKKQKIWSIENFDVSYSYYKEEQHNPLIDNNAVVRHRAGLGYNYTSTPKYWEPVKGMIKTKSPWVAAVKEFNINPLPTLLGFRADINRQMGIYRPRAVGTPKNLIPETYDKYFTFDRTYNLRWDFTRSLNLDFTALNRAWVDEDSGRLDEAERKRMWKNFWKGGRTIEYNHKATVSYTLPTSKLPFLDWTTIRAGYSATYDWLAASQLARELGNTLSNTQSKNLTGELDFTRLYAKSRLLRAFDEDIPSAPKPPGGGDKKTDSTGKKKRDKNGPLELSGAAKIGGRLLTMIKRMNIQYSENATSTIYGYTDSTHILGMNFKSMAPGLGFIFGKQPDTNFVNMMAQKGWLSADSNFNYQNRQDYQQKLNITATLIPVRDLTIDLTLDKTFGKMYSELYKDTTGTGQHFARLNPYTSGSFSVSYIALKTMFTPVKPNEITTTFQNFQDYRVILSKKLAEANPYSNKTQTSDGYYTGYGRYAQDVLIPAFIAAYTGTSPDKAPTIKQDNPNIKSNPFSGILPRPNWRLTYNGLTRIPGMEKIFTNFTVSHGYTGTLSMNSFTSSLLYRDSARLAYPSFIDTLTGNYVPYFLVPNISISEQFVPLIDVDMQFTNQLTARFEYKKSRTVSLSLIDFQLSEARSTEFTIGAGYRKRGAFSWIKFKGKPLQNDASFRLDVGLRDDITSNSRLDQDQSLPTNGQKVITINPTVDYVISNRVNLKLYFEQRRVEPKISTSPPITTTRCGLQLRISLAQ